One region of Chryseobacterium sp. C-71 genomic DNA includes:
- a CDS encoding lysophospholipid acyltransferase family protein, with protein sequence MNFLIKILYLISKIPLRILYIFSDIIFFLNYYFVGYRKKIITQNLKNSFPEKSNKEIAAIRKKFYLNFSDYLIETVKSFTMSETETKVRMQHINQHLFQEAKDEGKNIILLAGHVFNWEWMNTLATMVPQTNCHPVYRKVNSTFWEDQMKKVRSKFGNVALEANEVIMNILRNKNNGDSIYLFVADQTPHSSHVNYGLEFLNQRTPAFIGYDKLATRMDLVFIYTEMKKVKRGHYQINYYRIMPEGEKFVTNEVVRKFHQLLQNTIIKRPDNYLWSHRKWKYQDSIKTFDSEKL encoded by the coding sequence ATGAATTTTCTGATCAAAATACTTTACTTGATTTCTAAAATACCGCTAAGAATATTATATATTTTTTCGGACATTATCTTCTTCCTAAATTATTATTTTGTAGGATACAGAAAAAAAATAATCACGCAGAATCTGAAAAATTCATTCCCTGAAAAATCAAACAAAGAAATTGCAGCAATAAGAAAGAAATTTTACTTAAATTTTTCAGATTACCTTATAGAAACTGTAAAATCTTTTACCATGTCTGAAACAGAAACCAAGGTTAGGATGCAACATATCAATCAACACTTGTTTCAGGAAGCTAAAGATGAAGGTAAAAATATCATTTTATTGGCAGGTCACGTTTTCAATTGGGAATGGATGAATACTTTGGCTACTATGGTTCCTCAAACAAACTGTCATCCTGTTTACAGAAAAGTGAACAGTACTTTTTGGGAAGACCAAATGAAAAAAGTGAGAAGCAAATTTGGAAACGTTGCCTTAGAAGCCAATGAGGTGATTATGAATATTTTAAGAAACAAAAACAATGGAGATTCTATTTATCTTTTTGTAGCTGATCAAACTCCGCATTCTTCTCATGTGAACTACGGATTAGAATTTCTTAATCAAAGAACACCTGCATTTATTGGATATGATAAATTAGCGACAAGAATGGATCTGGTATTTATCTACACAGAAATGAAAAAGGTAAAACGCGGTCATTATCAAATCAATTATTATAGAATTATGCCTGAAGGGGAAAAATTTGTAACCAATGAAGTGGTAAGAAAGTTCCATCAATTATTACAAAATACCATTATAAAAAGACCCGACAATTACCTTTGGTCACACAGAAAATGGAAATATCAGGATTCTATTAAAACTTTTGATTCTGAAAAACTTTAA
- a CDS encoding glycosyltransferase family 2 protein — protein sequence MSENLAIVILNWNGKSWLEKFLPSVVNYSQNAEIYVIDNFSDDNSVDFLKAKFPTVKIVLNDKNYGFAGGYNEGLKKINSEYYCLLNSDVEVTENWIDPVLNLFKIDNQIAAIQPKILSYSNKKYFEFAGAGGGLIDNLGYPYCRGRVFDDVEEDKGQYDDETEIFWASGCCFFIRSKDFWEQNGFDERFFAHQEEIDLCWRLKNSGRKIYYTGQSKIYHVGGGTLNKQSPQKTFLNIRNNLSMMLKNLPFPNLIWILFSRMILDGAAAFYFAYKNGFSHLWAVLRGHFGFYSQIPGTLKLRQKNHIKKYYQTEWLIFKHFLGNKKS from the coding sequence ATGTCAGAAAACTTAGCCATTGTTATCCTCAACTGGAACGGGAAAAGCTGGTTAGAAAAATTTCTTCCAAGCGTAGTCAACTATTCTCAAAATGCTGAGATTTATGTCATCGATAATTTTTCTGATGATAATTCCGTAGACTTTTTAAAAGCTAAATTTCCAACTGTTAAGATTGTTTTAAATGATAAAAATTATGGTTTTGCAGGTGGTTATAATGAAGGTTTAAAAAAAATCAATTCAGAATATTACTGTCTTCTGAATTCAGACGTTGAAGTCACCGAAAATTGGATTGATCCTGTTCTTAATTTATTTAAAATTGATAATCAGATTGCAGCCATTCAGCCTAAAATTTTATCTTACTCAAATAAAAAATATTTCGAATTTGCAGGAGCCGGAGGCGGATTGATTGATAACTTAGGCTATCCTTACTGCAGAGGTCGTGTTTTCGATGATGTGGAAGAAGACAAAGGCCAATATGATGACGAGACTGAAATTTTTTGGGCTTCCGGATGTTGCTTTTTTATAAGATCAAAAGATTTTTGGGAGCAAAATGGTTTTGATGAAAGATTTTTTGCACATCAGGAAGAAATTGATTTATGCTGGAGATTGAAAAATTCAGGAAGAAAAATATATTACACCGGGCAATCAAAAATATATCACGTTGGAGGTGGAACTTTAAATAAACAAAGTCCGCAAAAGACTTTTCTCAACATCAGAAATAATCTTTCGATGATGTTGAAAAACTTACCTTTTCCAAATTTAATTTGGATATTATTTTCAAGAATGATATTAGACGGAGCTGCAGCTTTCTATTTTGCCTATAAAAATGGCTTCTCTCATCTTTGGGCAGTTTTACGAGGTCATTTTGGTTTCTATTCTCAGATTCCTGGCACTTTAAAACTTCGTCAAAAAAATCATATTAAAAAATATTACCAAACCGAATGGCTTATTTTTAAGCACTTTTTAGGAAATAAAAAAAGTTAA
- a CDS encoding 3'-5' exonuclease has protein sequence MDFCAIDFETATHERHSACELGICVVENSQIVSTKTWLIKPPSFPYFNQRNIDVHGIVPNDVKDAPTFDEIWYEVQEMMYGTLMIAHNASFDAGVLRSCLDYYGMFKPNINYLCSIQVAKKSWNYLPKYGLKHLAEHHQIKFNHHRAGDDAEACARIALLGFEKLIITSTDEIHDCFQSKLKKL, from the coding sequence ATGGATTTCTGCGCAATAGATTTTGAAACGGCTACTCACGAAAGACATTCGGCTTGCGAATTGGGAATTTGCGTGGTTGAAAATTCACAGATTGTTTCTACCAAAACATGGCTGATAAAACCGCCAAGTTTTCCTTATTTTAATCAAAGGAATATTGATGTGCACGGTATCGTTCCAAATGATGTGAAAGACGCTCCTACTTTTGATGAAATCTGGTATGAAGTTCAGGAAATGATGTATGGGACATTAATGATTGCTCACAACGCCAGTTTTGATGCAGGAGTTCTGAGAAGCTGTCTTGATTATTATGGAATGTTTAAACCCAATATCAATTATCTCTGCAGCATTCAGGTGGCAAAAAAATCATGGAATTATCTCCCTAAATATGGTTTGAAACATTTAGCAGAACATCATCAGATCAAATTTAATCACCACAGAGCTGGCGATGATGCTGAAGCTTGTGCAAGAATTGCATTGTTAGGTTTTGAAAAACTAATTATTACAAGTACAGATGAAATTCATGACTGTTTTCAGTCTAAGCTTAAGAAATTGTAA
- the apaG gene encoding Co2+/Mg2+ efflux protein ApaG, with protein MFSKITSNIRVSVIPEYDSKNSYPSENRFVFKYNIVIENEGNFPIRILKRKWLIFDVGFGFTEVVGDGVIGLTPDIQPNDQFAYFSNVMLRSGVGNMSGMYLVRNEETHENFEIDIPKFNLLSAVLVN; from the coding sequence ATGTTTTCTAAAATTACTTCGAATATTAGGGTGTCTGTGATACCTGAGTATGATAGCAAAAACAGTTATCCTTCTGAAAACCGATTTGTTTTTAAATACAACATCGTGATAGAAAATGAAGGAAATTTCCCTATCAGAATTCTAAAAAGAAAATGGCTCATCTTTGACGTAGGATTTGGTTTTACTGAGGTGGTAGGAGATGGCGTCATTGGTCTCACTCCCGATATACAGCCCAATGATCAGTTTGCTTATTTTTCAAACGTTATGCTGCGTTCAGGCGTCGGAAATATGAGCGGAATGTATCTGGTGCGGAACGAAGAAACTCATGAAAATTTTGAGATTGATATCCCGAAATTTAATTTGCTTTCAGCAGTCCTTGTGAATTAA
- the odhB gene encoding 2-oxoglutarate dehydrogenase complex dihydrolipoyllysine-residue succinyltransferase produces the protein MSILEMKVPSPGESITEVEIATWLVKDGDYVQKDQPIAEVDSDKATLELPAEESGVITLKAEEGDVVQVGQVVCLIDMDAAKPEGGAAPAAEAPKQEEAPKAAEPAKVEAPKPAPAAPQSYATGAPSPAAKKILDEKGIDASQVSGSGRDGRISKSDAELAAVPAMGGSSLTATGARSTTTTKLSVLRRKIAQRLVSVKNETAMLTTFNEVDMSEIFRLRKLYKEEFAQKHGVGLGFMSFFTKAVTRALQMYPDVNASIDGDFKINYDFCDISIAVSGPKGLMVPVLRNAENMSFANVEGNIKDLAIKVRDGKITVDEMTGGTFTITNGGTFGSMLSTPIINPPQSAILGMHNIIQRPVAVDGQVVIRPMMYVAMSYDHRIIDGKESVGFLVAVKEGIDNPVEILLGGDEKKGLGL, from the coding sequence ATGTCAATTTTAGAAATGAAAGTTCCTTCACCGGGAGAATCAATTACAGAAGTTGAAATTGCAACTTGGCTTGTAAAAGATGGTGATTATGTACAAAAAGATCAACCAATCGCTGAAGTAGATTCAGACAAGGCAACTTTAGAATTACCTGCAGAAGAGAGTGGTGTGATCACTTTGAAAGCTGAAGAAGGTGATGTAGTACAGGTAGGTCAGGTTGTTTGTTTAATTGATATGGATGCTGCTAAACCGGAAGGTGGTGCTGCTCCGGCTGCTGAAGCTCCAAAACAAGAAGAAGCGCCTAAAGCTGCTGAACCTGCAAAAGTAGAAGCTCCAAAACCGGCTCCTGCTGCTCCTCAATCTTATGCTACAGGTGCTCCGTCTCCTGCTGCAAAGAAAATTCTTGACGAAAAAGGGATTGACGCTTCTCAGGTTTCAGGATCTGGAAGAGATGGAAGAATCTCTAAATCTGACGCTGAATTAGCTGCTGTTCCTGCAATGGGAGGAAGTTCTTTAACGGCTACAGGTGCAAGATCTACAACCACAACGAAACTTTCAGTTCTTAGAAGAAAAATAGCTCAAAGATTGGTTTCTGTAAAGAACGAAACTGCAATGTTGACGACTTTCAACGAAGTTGATATGTCTGAAATCTTTAGACTAAGAAAATTATATAAAGAAGAATTTGCTCAGAAGCACGGGGTTGGACTTGGTTTCATGTCTTTCTTCACAAAAGCGGTTACAAGAGCATTACAAATGTATCCTGATGTAAATGCATCGATCGACGGAGATTTTAAAATTAATTACGATTTCTGCGATATTTCAATTGCCGTTTCAGGTCCTAAGGGATTGATGGTTCCGGTATTGAGAAACGCTGAAAATATGTCTTTCGCAAACGTTGAAGGAAATATCAAAGATTTAGCGATCAAAGTAAGAGACGGTAAAATTACAGTTGACGAAATGACTGGTGGTACTTTCACGATTACTAACGGTGGTACTTTCGGATCAATGTTATCTACGCCAATTATCAACCCGCCACAATCTGCAATCTTAGGAATGCACAATATCATCCAAAGACCGGTTGCGGTTGACGGCCAAGTTGTGATTCGTCCAATGATGTATGTTGCAATGTCTTACGATCACAGAATTATCGATGGTAAAGAATCTGTAGGATTCCTTGTTGCGGTAAAAGAAGGTATCGACAATCCGGTAGAAATTCTATTGGGTGGAGACGAGAAAAAAGGTCTTGGATTATAA
- a CDS encoding 2-oxoglutarate dehydrogenase E1 component, translated as MDRFSFLNAAHSQLIEDLYQQYLKFPDSLEPSWKAFFQGFDFALENYSDEEDIQQIKNVGNSSSAVQQISQAASNGEVPEHIKKEFKVVNLIEAYRTRGHLFTKTNPVRERRHYTPTLDIENFGLSQSDLNTKFNCATETGMKGPATLQELIRHLETIYCDSIGVEYTYINNVEEKDFIKQWIQVNENHPSLNANEKTEILLKLNQAVAFENYLHTKFVGQKRFSLEGGETLIPALDQLISRSSQLGVDEVVLGMAHRGRLNVLTNIFGKSYKQIFSEFEGKEFEEDVFSGDVKYHLGSSKKIKTASGEEVSINLTPNPSHLETVAALVEGICRAKVDDKYKDYSKVLPIIIHGDGALAGQGIAYEVAQMMTLEGYKTGGTVHIVVNNQVSFTTNYMDARSSTYCTDIAKVTESPVMHVNADDAEAVVHAIHFAADFRAKFGKDVYIDLLGYRKYGHNEGDEPRFTQPNLYKLISKHPNPREIYKDKLLKDSITSNDVIAKMETEFKALLDKDFDASKEIEKNVMDIFMADDWTNFPIAKRGAVQDAVDTGYDLAKLKELAIKMSTLPADKKFINKITRLFDNRIKAIEANSLDWALGEWLAYATLLVEGHNIRISGEDVERGTFSHRHAVVKTEDTEEEYIPLKEVSESRFDVFNSHLSEYGVLGFDYGYAMASPNTLTIWEAQFGDFVNGAQIIVDQYLAAAEEKWKIQDGLVMLLPHGSEGQGAEHSSARLERFLTLCANENMVVANITSPANYFHLLRRQLKWSFRKPLIVMSPKSLLRHPKVVSPLEDFSNKGFQPILDDPTADPAKVEKLVLCSGKLYFELLAKKEELNCENVALVRFEQLYPLQNDAIEAVFAKYENKKSIIWAQEEPENMGAWSYILRNFRDTGIQVISPVPSGAPAPGSHKMFEKNQNLVINRVFDRDDAPAKRPVTA; from the coding sequence ATGGACAGATTTTCATTCCTAAACGCAGCTCATTCTCAGTTAATTGAGGATTTATACCAACAGTACTTAAAATTTCCGGACTCTTTAGAACCATCATGGAAAGCCTTTTTTCAAGGCTTTGATTTTGCATTGGAGAATTATTCTGATGAAGAAGATATTCAGCAAATCAAAAACGTGGGAAATTCTTCTTCTGCAGTTCAACAGATTTCTCAGGCGGCTTCAAACGGTGAAGTTCCTGAGCACATCAAAAAGGAATTTAAGGTGGTGAATCTTATCGAAGCTTACAGAACGAGAGGCCACTTGTTTACAAAAACCAACCCTGTCCGTGAGAGAAGACATTATACGCCAACTCTAGATATAGAAAATTTCGGTCTTTCTCAGTCAGATTTGAATACAAAATTCAACTGTGCCACAGAAACCGGGATGAAAGGTCCTGCAACTTTACAGGAACTGATCAGACATCTTGAAACTATCTACTGTGACTCAATTGGTGTAGAATATACCTACATTAACAATGTTGAGGAAAAAGATTTTATCAAGCAATGGATTCAGGTTAACGAAAACCATCCAAGCCTTAATGCAAACGAGAAAACTGAGATTTTACTTAAATTAAATCAGGCGGTAGCATTTGAAAATTATCTTCATACAAAATTTGTAGGTCAGAAAAGATTCTCATTAGAAGGTGGTGAAACTTTGATTCCTGCTTTGGACCAGTTGATCTCAAGATCTTCACAGTTGGGAGTTGATGAGGTTGTTTTGGGGATGGCTCACAGAGGGAGATTAAACGTACTGACCAATATTTTCGGGAAATCTTATAAGCAGATTTTTTCAGAATTTGAAGGAAAAGAATTTGAAGAAGATGTATTCTCCGGTGATGTAAAATATCACTTAGGTTCATCTAAAAAAATAAAAACAGCGTCCGGAGAAGAAGTTTCTATTAACTTAACTCCGAACCCATCTCACTTAGAAACTGTTGCTGCTTTAGTAGAAGGTATTTGCCGTGCTAAGGTAGATGATAAATATAAAGACTATTCTAAAGTATTACCAATTATCATTCATGGTGATGGCGCTTTAGCTGGTCAAGGTATTGCCTATGAAGTTGCTCAGATGATGACTTTGGAAGGATACAAAACGGGCGGTACTGTGCATATCGTTGTGAATAATCAAGTTTCATTTACAACAAACTACATGGATGCAAGATCTTCTACTTATTGTACAGATATTGCAAAAGTAACAGAATCTCCTGTAATGCACGTAAATGCAGATGATGCAGAAGCGGTGGTTCATGCAATTCACTTTGCAGCTGATTTCAGAGCGAAGTTTGGTAAAGATGTTTACATTGATTTGCTAGGATACAGAAAATATGGTCATAACGAAGGGGATGAGCCAAGATTTACGCAGCCTAATTTGTATAAATTAATTTCAAAGCATCCTAACCCGAGAGAAATCTATAAAGATAAACTCTTAAAAGACAGCATTACTTCAAACGACGTTATTGCAAAAATGGAAACAGAATTCAAAGCGCTTTTAGATAAAGACTTTGATGCTTCTAAGGAAATCGAGAAAAATGTGATGGATATCTTCATGGCAGATGACTGGACGAATTTCCCAATTGCAAAAAGAGGTGCCGTACAAGATGCTGTTGATACAGGATATGATTTAGCTAAACTGAAAGAATTGGCAATTAAAATGTCAACGCTTCCTGCTGATAAAAAATTCATCAATAAAATTACAAGACTTTTTGATAACAGAATCAAGGCTATTGAGGCAAACTCTTTAGACTGGGCTCTTGGAGAGTGGTTGGCTTATGCTACACTTCTTGTTGAAGGTCACAACATCAGAATTTCTGGTGAAGATGTGGAAAGGGGAACGTTCTCTCACAGACACGCTGTTGTAAAAACTGAAGATACTGAGGAAGAATATATTCCTTTAAAAGAAGTTTCAGAAAGTAGATTTGATGTTTTCAATTCTCACCTTTCTGAATACGGAGTTTTAGGATTCGATTATGGTTATGCAATGGCATCTCCGAATACTTTGACAATTTGGGAAGCTCAGTTCGGAGATTTCGTCAACGGAGCGCAGATTATCGTTGACCAATATTTGGCTGCAGCAGAAGAAAAATGGAAGATTCAGGACGGTTTAGTGATGTTACTTCCGCACGGTTCGGAAGGTCAAGGTGCAGAGCATTCTTCAGCAAGACTGGAGAGATTCTTGACGCTTTGTGCCAACGAAAATATGGTGGTAGCGAATATTACTTCACCTGCCAACTATTTCCACTTGTTGAGAAGACAGCTGAAATGGTCATTCAGAAAACCATTAATTGTGATGAGTCCAAAGTCATTGTTAAGACATCCAAAAGTGGTTTCTCCGCTTGAAGATTTCTCAAACAAAGGATTCCAGCCGATCTTAGATGATCCAACTGCAGATCCTGCGAAAGTTGAAAAATTAGTATTGTGTTCAGGTAAATTATACTTCGAATTATTAGCTAAAAAAGAAGAATTAAATTGTGAAAATGTTGCTTTGGTGAGATTTGAGCAGTTGTACCCGCTTCAAAATGACGCGATCGAAGCTGTTTTTGCTAAATATGAAAACAAAAAATCAATCATTTGGGCTCAGGAAGAACCGGAAAATATGGGAGCTTGGTCTTATATCCTGAGAAATTTCAGAGATACAGGAATTCAGGTTATCTCTCCGGTACCAAGTGGTGCTCCGGCTCCTGGAAGTCACAAAATGTTTGAGAAAAACCAAAACTTGGTTATCAACAGAGTTTTTGATAGAGATGATGCTCCGGCAAAAAGACCTGTTACCGCTTAA
- a CDS encoding SRPBCC domain-containing protein, whose translation MRFFKIIAIIISLLVGAYAASMYFFVDESKSFKVEKEIDFPLDKVFNQFNNLQHFTRWNNFFTSSKTITIDYYTPYEGQGSAISYNDPKSEDGGEMFIRYENPNKTLRYQLFEDEDENPTLIDVKFKAVSAEKTKITWFVHTPKLSVLTRAQNFWTEDKFTENIDKSMVNLKNVLGNKVSKDNQLASIKYDSLMVEKEEAKMILGVSVSTSNKKDALYKNIVMNYNKVYNYVTMDLGKKDDEFGYSILITDADNFKDNEVSYYFGIPLSKKFGVNDNNFSFRSVNPTQNYVIYYKGTYAGRVKAIQQLIQKAKTDEMRYGDIYQTFIEQPLENQDVNMKLSLSVYK comes from the coding sequence ATGCGTTTTTTCAAAATCATAGCCATAATTATTTCTTTGCTTGTGGGAGCTTATGCGGCTTCTATGTATTTCTTTGTAGACGAAAGCAAAAGTTTCAAGGTAGAAAAAGAGATTGATTTTCCTTTAGATAAAGTGTTTAATCAGTTTAATAATTTACAGCATTTCACAAGATGGAATAACTTCTTTACGAGTTCAAAAACCATCACCATTGATTATTACACGCCTTACGAAGGGCAGGGAAGCGCAATCAGCTACAATGATCCGAAGAGTGAAGACGGCGGCGAAATGTTTATCCGCTACGAAAACCCTAACAAAACTTTAAGGTATCAGCTCTTTGAAGACGAAGATGAAAACCCGACTTTAATTGACGTTAAATTTAAAGCCGTTTCAGCAGAAAAAACAAAGATTACCTGGTTTGTACATACTCCGAAATTATCGGTTTTAACGAGAGCTCAGAATTTCTGGACCGAAGATAAATTCACCGAAAACATTGATAAAAGTATGGTGAATCTTAAAAATGTCTTAGGAAATAAAGTTTCAAAAGACAATCAGCTTGCTTCGATAAAGTACGACAGTCTGATGGTGGAGAAAGAAGAGGCAAAAATGATTTTGGGAGTAAGCGTGAGTACTTCCAATAAAAAAGATGCATTGTACAAAAATATTGTCATGAATTATAATAAAGTCTACAATTATGTGACGATGGATTTAGGCAAAAAAGATGATGAATTTGGTTACTCAATCCTGATTACTGATGCAGATAATTTCAAAGACAATGAAGTTTCTTATTATTTCGGAATTCCTTTGTCTAAGAAATTTGGGGTTAACGACAATAATTTCAGCTTCAGATCCGTCAATCCTACTCAAAATTATGTGATTTATTACAAGGGAACTTATGCAGGAAGAGTAAAAGCAATTCAGCAACTAATACAAAAAGCTAAGACAGACGAAATGCGTTACGGTGACATTTATCAGACGTTTATAGAGCAGCCTCTGGAGAATCAGGATGTCAATATGAAGCTTTCGTTATCTGTTTATAAATAA
- a CDS encoding glucose-1-phosphate adenylyltransferase codes for MNPNVISIVLGGGRGTRLFPLTYSRSKPAVPIAGKYRLVDIPISNCLNSGLNKILVLTQFNSASLNAHIKNSYHFDIFSKGFVDILAAEQNVENESWFQGTADAVRQSMKHLEKYDYEYILILSGDQLYQMDFNAMLDFHIENGGDVTIATIPVNAKDATGFGILKSDEEGNITSFIEKPSYDLLNGLQSEVSDKNKMEGKEYLASMGIYIFTKSILKKMFEDGAGDDFGKDIIPSSIGKYSTLSYQYEGYWTDIGTIESFYEANLDLCQDFPQFNLFSSSPIYTRARMLPPSKINGSYVSKAIFGDGCIVMADKIENSIIGHRTRIDKGSTIVNSYVMGADFYQNTKEIVINDSKGQPNMGIGKYCYIEKAILDKNCYIGDNVRIIGGKHMEDGDYGTHSVQDGIVVVKKGAVLQPGTHIG; via the coding sequence ATGAATCCAAATGTTATTTCAATCGTTTTGGGAGGAGGTAGAGGTACAAGGCTTTTCCCATTAACCTATTCAAGATCAAAACCCGCTGTTCCGATTGCCGGAAAATACAGATTGGTTGATATTCCTATTTCTAATTGTTTGAATTCAGGTTTAAATAAAATCTTGGTTCTTACTCAGTTCAATTCAGCATCATTAAATGCACATATCAAAAATTCTTATCATTTTGATATTTTCAGTAAAGGATTTGTAGATATTTTAGCCGCAGAGCAGAATGTTGAAAACGAAAGCTGGTTTCAGGGAACTGCCGATGCCGTACGTCAATCGATGAAGCATTTAGAAAAATATGATTATGAATATATTTTGATTCTTTCGGGGGATCAGCTGTATCAGATGGATTTTAATGCAATGCTAGATTTCCATATAGAAAATGGTGGTGATGTAACAATTGCTACAATTCCGGTGAATGCAAAAGATGCTACAGGTTTTGGAATTTTAAAATCTGATGAAGAAGGAAATATCACTTCATTTATTGAAAAACCAAGCTATGACCTTCTCAACGGCTTACAGTCTGAAGTTTCAGATAAAAATAAAATGGAGGGTAAAGAGTATTTAGCTTCAATGGGAATTTACATTTTCACTAAATCTATTTTAAAGAAAATGTTTGAAGATGGGGCTGGTGATGATTTCGGTAAAGACATTATTCCAAGTTCAATAGGGAAGTACAGCACTTTAAGCTATCAATATGAAGGATATTGGACGGATATCGGAACTATAGAATCTTTCTACGAAGCGAATTTAGATCTTTGTCAGGATTTTCCGCAGTTTAATCTTTTTTCGTCTTCACCGATTTATACAAGAGCGAGAATGCTTCCGCCTTCAAAAATTAACGGTTCTTATGTAAGTAAGGCAATTTTTGGAGATGGATGTATTGTCATGGCTGATAAAATTGAAAATTCAATCATTGGTCACAGAACAAGGATTGACAAAGGAAGTACAATTGTAAATTCTTATGTGATGGGTGCAGACTTTTATCAAAATACAAAAGAAATTGTGATTAATGATAGCAAAGGACAACCTAATATGGGAATCGGTAAATACTGTTATATCGAAAAAGCAATTTTAGATAAAAACTGTTATATCGGCGATAATGTAAGAATCATTGGCGGTAAGCATATGGAGGACGGAGATTACGGAACACACTCTGTGCAGGACGGTATTGTCGTGGTGAAAAAAGGAGCTGTTCTACAGCCTGGAACTCATATCGGATAA
- a CDS encoding glycogen synthase, with protein MTIYHLSTECYPVAKVGGLADVVGALPKYQNKIKDVDAKVVMPWYNKSFVYDHEFEVVFDGFIHQGQNMLQVQVMKEKTNTLGFELFMVKIPGLLDRENPYGYQDESFQFLAFQQGILHWLTAMQIRPDVLHCHDYHTGLVPFMVEHCPEFEFLKGVKTIGTIHNGEYQGMMRWDMIHFMPAFDHYKWGLLDWNGFINPLASMIKCCRAFTTVSEGYLEELFVSFKGLESLVRDEFGKAYGIINGIDTDVWNPETDPMIDFNFNKKNVLKIKKKNKQKLCKEYGLNPDLPLFAFIGRFATEKGADLLPEVVWRSIKQTYGALNIIILGSGNAYIEDKLKELNYVYANFATDIGYKEHLSHKIYASADFLLMPSRVEPCGLNQMYAMRYGTVPVVSYTGGLRDTVKDISTGGSGLNFTYPGVDDIIHAMVRGLAIYNQKKAMDDLVLSNMNFDFAWEKSAEKYLALYKN; from the coding sequence ATGACAATTTATCACCTTAGCACAGAATGCTATCCCGTTGCCAAAGTAGGAGGTTTGGCAGATGTTGTGGGAGCTTTGCCGAAGTATCAGAACAAAATAAAAGATGTTGATGCCAAAGTGGTAATGCCTTGGTACAATAAATCTTTTGTCTACGATCACGAGTTTGAAGTGGTTTTTGACGGCTTCATTCACCAAGGGCAGAATATGCTTCAGGTTCAGGTCATGAAAGAGAAAACAAACACTTTGGGGTTTGAATTATTTATGGTGAAAATTCCCGGGCTTTTAGATCGTGAAAATCCTTATGGATATCAGGATGAGAGTTTTCAGTTTTTGGCATTTCAGCAAGGTATTTTGCATTGGCTTACTGCTATGCAGATTCGTCCTGATGTTTTGCATTGTCATGATTATCATACAGGATTAGTTCCTTTTATGGTAGAGCATTGTCCGGAATTTGAATTTTTAAAAGGAGTAAAAACGATAGGTACCATTCACAACGGAGAATATCAGGGGATGATGCGTTGGGATATGATTCATTTTATGCCCGCTTTTGATCATTATAAATGGGGACTTCTCGATTGGAACGGATTTATTAATCCTTTAGCAAGTATGATTAAATGCTGTAGGGCTTTCACAACGGTTTCTGAAGGATATTTAGAAGAGCTTTTTGTCAGCTTTAAAGGTTTGGAAAGTCTTGTTCGTGATGAGTTTGGAAAAGCTTACGGAATCATCAACGGAATTGATACCGATGTATGGAATCCTGAAACCGACCCAATGATTGATTTTAATTTTAATAAAAAAAATGTTCTGAAAATTAAAAAGAAGAACAAGCAGAAATTGTGTAAAGAATATGGTTTAAATCCAGATTTACCTCTATTTGCTTTCATTGGAAGATTTGCCACAGAGAAAGGTGCAGACTTGCTCCCTGAGGTAGTTTGGAGAAGTATTAAACAAACTTATGGCGCTTTAAACATTATTATTTTAGGTTCCGGAAATGCTTATATTGAAGATAAATTGAAGGAATTAAATTACGTTTATGCCAATTTTGCTACGGATATTGGATATAAAGAACATTTATCTCATAAAATCTACGCTTCGGCAGATTTTTTGTTGATGCCTTCAAGGGTAGAGCCTTGCGGTCTTAATCAGATGTACGCAATGCGTTACGGAACGGTTCCGGTTGTGAGCTATACAGGCGGATTGAGAGATACCGTTAAAGATATTTCTACCGGAGGTTCGGGATTAAATTTTACCTATCCCGGAGTTGATGATATTATTCATGCGATGGTTCGAGGGTTGGCGATTTACAATCAAAAAAAGGCGATGGATGATTTGGTGCTTTCAAATATGAATTTTGATTTTGCATGGGAGAAATCTGCGGAAAAATATTTAGCTTTATATAAGAACTAA